Within the Leptospira stimsonii genome, the region TGGAATCTCTGGAAGGATTTAAGAATTCTATGCTGAATTGGCTGAAGTCGCATACTCCGGAAACCGCATACAACTGGGCCGCGAGACAAACCTATATCTCTTTCGGAACCGGAATCGTAGCCGCCGCAATGGAAAGTGTGGACGCAACTCCGATGGAAGGATTCAACGCAAAGGCTTTGGATGAATTGTTGCAACTAAAAGAGAAAGGTCTGCGATCAACTTCGATTCTAACGTTGGGTTATAGGGATGTCGAAAAAGATACGATCGTGAACGCGCCTAAGGTTCGAAGGTCGAAAGAGAATTTTGTAATCGAGTATTCTCCCGTCTCCTCCGTGTGAAAAGATAAAATATATTCCAATCGTAGAATATTCAAAATAAAGAATGAATCTCATCCGGATCTTTAAAGAAAATCATCCGGACGATAATTTTTAGAGGCGCGTTGGAGAATCCCGTTTTCCTTTTTAAGAAGTAAGAACACGACCTAGTCTTGTTTGAAAAAGAAAATCTAAAAGTTCTATCTTTCGATAATCCATGTTTTAAGAATTTCCAGATCGTCGATCACTTGAATCTTATACTTTCCGGAGATGACCGGAAGAATGCTCCAATCAAAATACCAAATCGAAACCTTCCATTCCGGTTGCAGAATCCAATCGACTCTTTTACAAACGGAATCCGGATTACAGACTTCGACTTTTAAATCGCGTTTCCCCGGTTTGCGGATCTCCAAAGAGATGATCGGTCGTTGTTTCTGCGGATTGAACTTTTCGTCACATTCCGAAAGTTTATTCTTTGAGAGATCGGAACAGATCTTAAAATCATCTTCGAAAAAAGCCTTCCCTGCGGGAAGAACGATTGAAGGATTCCAATAGACGACGCCTTCTTTGAGTTCTTCCAAAACCCCTTCATCCGTTTCAAAGGCCGTCGGAAAGGATTCCAAATTTTGAAAATCTTCCGTCGGTTTCAAAACGTGAAAGTGGAGATGTGGAGCACTGCTAAATCCGGT harbors:
- a CDS encoding NAD(P)H-dependent oxidoreductase, giving the protein MELLEKLNWRYATKRMTGEKVPREKVERILEAIRLTASGFGLQPYNVLVIEDEEIKRQIRPIANNQPQIEEASHLLIFAAWEQVTEEKINEYIQLISKTRNKTVESLEGFKNSMLNWLKSHTPETAYNWAARQTYISFGTGIVAAAMESVDATPMEGFNAKALDELLQLKEKGLRSTSILTLGYRDVEKDTIVNAPKVRRSKENFVIEYSPVSSV